DNA from Corynebacterium stationis:
GACAAGATTCTCGTCCAGGGCTTTCTTCGCTAGCTTTGCGATGTCCTCCTGAATCTCACCCGGCTCAAGCACTTCCGCGGAATCTGCGTACGAGAGCGCGGTGCGCGTTAACCAATCGGAGGAGACTTTATCCAGGAAGTAGATGCCATCGCCTTTTTCTTCGGCCTCTTCAATGAGCTCAATGGCCTTATCGGCATCCACGCGAACCGTGGCAGATGTTTGACTGCGACGCAGTGCATCGTTGACTAAAGACTGCAAGGATTCTTGCACGGGCGGATGAGTAGCCTTCTCATCACGAGCTTTTACCGAAGTAACGCGCAGAATCCGGAATACGCGTGGGGCTTGCTTGTCGATGTCATAGCCCACCAAATACATACGATTATGGTGAACTACTAACCCCCACGGATCCATCACGCGGCGCTGCGCCGGAACGCTAGGTTGTGGCTTATAGTCAAAGCTCATCCGCAGCCCGTTGCGAATAATCGTGTTGATATCGCGAATGATGATGGGCTTAACCAAAGTTATATCTGCAACAGCAGTGTGCACGGGGCTAGGACCGTTGCTGCGTGATGCACCCGAGGCCGCAAGTTTGCTAAAACCGGATTGCGAAAAGTCAGCGAGCCCGCCGGTACTGCCAAAACTTGCGGCCACGCTCAATGCCATGGCCTCTTCCGGAGTGAACTGGATATCGGGAAGGGCGTATTGCTCAGTAAGTAGCTGGTAGTGGGTAAAGCCGTTAGTATCGCGCGAATGAGAAATCGGAATGCCAGCATGACGCAAGGTCAGGATGTCACGGCGCAAAGCCTTATCAAAGGCTTCGTCCGATTTATCTTTGTAGCCTTGCACGCTGCGTCGAATCCACTCGGCGGTCCGCGTGGGGTTAGCACCGCTATTAGCAGCGCCTAAAAGGGCCAGATATAAGCTAATGTGCCGTCCAAGTGCAACGTATTCTTGACCGGCGGAGCCTTTCATTGGCTTATCGCCTGACCCAATTCCCATTCGGCGTGCCCTTTCAGCTTTAGACTGCAAACTATCAATCGTGCATGTGCTCTGTGATGTAGTCTATCAACCCTGCTAGGCGTTCATCTTCAAAAATGAACGGATCTGCAAATTCCACGACCTGTGGCTCTGGGCGGTTTACCTTCAACCGCGTCCAATCGACAGTGAAATCGGCGCCATATTCGCGAGCTCTGCTGAGAAACTCCCCACGCAGCTTCGCGCGCGTGGTCTGCGGCGCGATATTTACGGCCTGGGCAATCGCTTCATCATCGGTCCAGCGCGACACCAAACCCTTGCGCATCAGCACGTCATACAGGCCACGACCTGGACGGATATCGTGATAGCTCAAGTCAATTTGAGCAAGTTTCGGATGCGACCAATCCGACTGCAACCGGTCACGGTATTTATCCAGCAGATCCTTTTTGATAACCCAATCGATATCATGCTTGACGGAGGAGAAATCCTGAGTGCGGATAGCTTCAAGCACGCGTTTCCACAGCTCCACTACCTTGGCCATCTCTGCCGTGGGAGTTCCTTCATCAGGACGGTGCTCCAGCCACTTCTCGGCGCACTGGCACAAGACAGTTTGAATCTCGAGGGCGGTCATCTGTGAGGATGGAGCGGAATCATCGACAAGCTGCACCGGAGTTTGACCCGTGAGATCCAAAGCGATTTCGCGAATATGCGCGATGGGGTCTTCGACCTCTAAATTCGGCAGATCGAAATTCGCCTCAATCATCTCCAACATCAACAAGGCGGAGCCGACCTTTAACGCAAAGGTAGGTTCTGCCATATTGGAATCGCCCACGATGACGTGCATGCGGCGAAAACGTGACGAATCACCATGCGGCTCATCGCGCGTATTGATGATGGGGCGCGAGCGCGTCGTCGCCGAAGAAACACCTTCCCACACCTGATCAGCGCGTTGTGATAGCACAAAACGTGCCGGTGAGTTCGTCTTTTCCGGCGCGACCATCCCGGCCCCGCAAATAAGCTGACGCGTGATCATAAAAGGCATCAACTTCCGCGAGATATCGCGCAAGACCATGTGGCGGGAAATCAGATAGTTCTCGTGACAACCATAGGAATTGCCCTGGCTATCCACGTTATTCTTAAACAGAATTAGGGACTTCGCCAGACCCATATTCTGCAAAGTCGACTCTGCTTGGACAGCCAGGTCATTAACGATGGCATCGCCCGCGCGCTCATAGTTGAGCAATTGCGTCAGGCTATCGCACTCCCCTGTCGCGATTTCTGGATGCGAGCCGACATCTAAATAAAGACGCGAGGCATTATCAGTAAAGATATTCGTCGCCTGGTGCTTATCGACCACGGGGCGAAAAAGCTCGCGCGCTACTTCATCTGGGGTCAGATGACGCTGCGATGGCTCCGATAGAGCGGTAATGCCGTATTCGGTCTCAATACCCACGATGCGGCGGGCATAGACCGGCGACTGTGGTCTGTGGAAAGTCATGAGGTCTTACTGACCGCCCTTTTGGACATAAGACTTCACAAACTCCTCTGCGTTCGACTCCAACAGGCCGTCAATCTCATCTAATAAATCATCGGTGCCCGTCGTATCAACGTGAACCTGACCAGCTGCTTGAGCCTCGTCATCGGCTGAATTATCTCCGCTACCGGAACCATAGACCTGGGATTGCTTTTCAGACATTATTTCTCCTTTTAGTGCTTTGAACTCTTTATCGCCAGTGCATTCTCTTTATCGTTAGTGTGCAAACGCACACTAACGTCGTACTTTAATGGGCTTGGCTGTCCGTTGTATGCCAATTCCCTGCTCCTCGAGCTTTTTAACCAGCCCGGACACCGTGGAAGAGGCATCGATAATCTCCCCTACTGCCTGGTGGTTGAAGCTGCCCACATCATCGAAGCGAATGTGCGCTAGGTGTGCTGTGGTATCTGTGCCTTGCGTGACTTGGTGCTCCTGCACGGACATCACTTGCCAGTTGGTAGCCAGCACATCCTCGCCGAATTTCTCTGTGACCCGGCCACGGAAATACGCCCGGGTATCTTGTGGTGGCGTGGTCTTAGCAGCCTCGATTTCGTCTGGGCTTACCAGAGTTCGCATCCGCCCCTTGCGCACGAGCGCGTGATACAAAGACTTTGCGGGGTCGATATCGGTGTACTGCAGGTCGATGAGAGCCAGTTTCGGATCATCTAAAGCAACACCGCGGTTGGTAAAGCCTTTAATGAGGCGATATTTTGCGACCCAATCGAGAAGATGGGCGGCGGACAGGGGGTCATCGACAAGCAATGCGACAACCTCATCCCACGCTTCAAGCACCTTGGTATCTACCTCAGAAGCTGGTGTGACCCGCTCGCGGTAAATGGTTAAAATCTCCAAAGCACTAAGCTCACGACCGTCTTTGAGCTTCAGCTTGTGCTGCAAACTCAGATCGCGGCTGACGTTCTTGATCTCCGCGACGGGGTTGGCAAGTTTCAGATCGCTAAAATCAACGCCCTGCTCGATGGCATCGAGGATCATGGAGGTCATGCCGAGCTTAAGCAGGTTGGAAGTCTGCGACATATTGGCATCGCCAACGATGACGTGCAAGCGACCCCAGTGCTCGGCGTCGGCGTGTGGCTCGTCGCGGGTGTTAATGATGCCGCGGTTAAGAGTGGTCTCTAGCGTGATTTCCTGCTCCATGTAATCGGCACGTTGGGAAATCTGGAAACCTGGCTCGGAGCCATCTTGTTCCAAACCGACACGGCCGGCGCCGGTTACCACGATGCGCGCGACGAAAAACGGGATCAGTGCCTGCGCCAACATGTCGAAGTCCGTATCACGGGAGTACTGGTAGTTTTCGTGCGAACCGTAGGATGCGCCCTTGCCGTCGACGTTGTTTTTATACAACTTCAACGGTGGGCAAGGTTCGCTATTCGCTAGAACGGATTTGCCTTCGGCGGTGAGGCTGGCGACCGCTGCCGCAGCATCGAGCAAGACACCATCACCGGCGGCGTCATAGACCATGGCATCCCAGGCATTAGAACATTCCGGGGAGGAATATTCGGGGTGTGCGTGGTCAACATAAAATCGCGCGCCGGCGGGCGTGACCACATTGGCAACGCCAATCGCGTTGGGATCCACAACGGGCACAGTGGAATAGCGCTTGAGATCGAATCCGCGCATATCGCGCAGCGGATGTTCTTCGGCGAAATCCCACCGCGAGCGCGCGGAAGTAAACATTGCGCCGTAGGCGACCACCGCGTGCGTCGAGGTGATGATCGGGGAAAGCTCTGGCCACTCAGGCGTAGAAATACCGTATTCGGTTTCGGTACCTAGGAAACGTGCCATGTTGAACTCCTAAAACCTAAAAACTCGATGCTCTCAATCTTTAGCCCTTGAGTCAGCGGGCTGGAAGAACCACCATCGATGGTCTTGACCCATTCATCCGCATTCGTCTTGGTGGGCAAATGCTCGCTTTCAGCTTGCTCAGCTGCAATAGCTAGCGACAAGTGCGCGCGGTCAATGCCTTTGGGTCCATCTGGATTCAGCAGAGAATCTTTAATAGCCAGCTTCTTCGCGCGCGACATGATATTCGCGATCATCGCACCGGAGACAAAGTCCCGGTAGTGCAAAACGCGGTCCGAACCATCATCAAAGTGGACGCGGACAAAGGGGCGATCGCCAAAGAGCTCGTCGGTGGCAAACTCGATGAGATCTTGACGCTGGCCAATGTGCGGAACATCTTCTGGGAAGTGCGAATCAAAGATATCTTTCGCACCTTGCTTATTCGGGCGATTGACGCGCACCTTAATGTCGAGGCGGCCAGGGCGCATGATTGCTGGATCGATGAGTTCATCACGGTTGGTCGCGCCGATGATGATGACGTTGTCGAGCTTTTCTACACCGTCTAGCTCCGTCAGCAGCTGCGGGACGACGGTGGTCTCCATATCCGAGGAAACGCCGGAGCCGCGGGTGCGGAAGATCGATTCCATTTCATCGAAGAAGATGATGACAGGGCGGTTGGGGTTAATTGCCGCAAGCTCGCGTGCGCGCTCAAAGATCATGCGAATGCGGCGCTCGGTCTCACCAACGAACTTATTGAGCAGCTCCGGACCTTTGACATTAAGGAAGTAAGAAGAAGACTCCTCTCCCATTTGCTGCGCCAAAGAATTCGCCACGGCCTTTGCAATCAGCGTCTTACCGCAGCCCGGAGGGCCGTACAACAGCACGCCTTTGGGTGGGCTCAGTGCATAATCGCGGTATAGCTCTGGGTGCAAGAAAGGAAGTTCGACGGAGTCGCGGATCTGCGAAATTTGCGCATCCAAACCGCCAATATCCTCAAAGGAGACATTGGGGACTTCTTCCAACTGCAGTTGCGAGACTTCAGTTTTATGCACGTGCTCTAAGATGATGCCTGCACGGCTATCGATTAGCACCGTATCACCAGAGCGCACCGAATCTCGCAGATGCTCAGCGATAATTGCGATAGATTCTTCATTATTGCTTGCTAAAACCACCGCGCGGTCAGAACCGATGCGCTCGGACAAAGTGGCAAGTTGGCCATCGCGTGGAAAACCGCAGCCTTCTACAACAACCATGCCGTCGCCTAAGCGAACCAGCTGGCCAACTTTTAAGGTGCCTGGTTCTACCTGCGGGGAGATCTTCAAACGCATGGGCCGGTTATTGGTATAAACTTCGGCGTCTCGGCGTGAATCATGCGGACGGCCGGAGTAGCCCAAAAAGATTCCATATGAGGATGCGGGTTCGGCTAATTCGTTAACATCTGCAGCCAATTGCTGCAGTTTATTGCGGGAACTTTGCAACAACGAGGCAAGTGAAGAATTGCGTTCACTAAGCTTGCGCACCTGAACGCGTAACTCACTCGCGTTATGGGCGTCTAAATTCTTTTCTTGGTCTCGGTTGGATTGTGACATGAGTCCACCTTAGCGCTTTGAGTAACCTTGCCGTTCAAAACCACGCGGTTAAAAATAAGGCAAAGCTTACCCAATTAAAAACGCAGGTCAACGAGTGTGACCTGCGAGATATTAATACCGTGGGTGGGTAATTTTAGGGGTAATGCTAGCGGCGCGCACGTCGCTTTACCGCTGGTGGAGTCACACCATCAGCTAGACGACGGGTCCAAATCAAAAAGGCCGTGTGGGCATTCATTCGGTGCTCCGGACGGGTTGCAAGACCTTCCACCTTCCACTCACGTACCAAAGACTCCCACGCGCGCGGCTCGGTAAAGCACTTGAGCTCACGCAGGCCTTCCATGACCTTCATCAGCTGCGGCACGGTGGCAACATAGGTCATAAACACGCCACCTGGGATGAGCAGATCGCGTACGGTCTCCAAGTGCTCCCACGGCTCAAGCATATCCAGGACGATCCGGTCGACCGGGCCGCCGAGATCGTCTACGGTGACATCTCCTAGATCGCCTAAGCGTGGGGACCACCATTCGGGTTTGCTGCCGAAGTACTCTTCAACGTTATTCTCGGCAAATTCCAGGTGGTCTTCGCGGATCTCATAGGAAAATACATGGCCTTCAGGCCCCACCGCACGCAGCAAGGTCATAGACAACGCGCCTGAACCAGCACCCGCCTCCAAGACACGTGCGCCCATAAAGATGTCGCCTTCGACCAAGATCTGTGCCGAGTCTTTCGGGTAAATCACGGCAGCGCCGCGCGGCATGGAAAGGACATGGTCAACCATGAGGTGACGGAAGAGCAGGAAATCCGAACCGAGCGTGGAGGTGACCACGGAGCCCTCATCCATGCCCACGATCTGCGAGTGCTCAATGATGCCGCGGTGGGAGTGGAACTTCACTCCCTCTTCCAGGACCAAGGTGTAGTGGCGACGTTTTGCATCGGTAAGCTGCACTCGGTCACCGTATTGAAATGGACCGGAATAAGGCATGTGAGAATCTCCTTTAGCGCCGAAAGGCTAGGCTCTAGTTGTTTTAACCAACCAAGTATGCCTTAAGTGCATCGATCATCCATAGTTGGTCCTGCACGCCCACAAGTTCACGGGCGGAGTGCATGGACAATAACGGCACACCCACATCCACGGTGTCAATGCCCAAGCGCGTTGCGGTGATTGGACCAATCGTGCTGCCACACGGCACGGCGTTATTACCGACGAAACGCTGCACTGGAACTCCAGCACGCGCACAGGCGGATTCCCACAGGTGGATAGAGGTGGCATCGGAAGCGTAGCGCTGATTCGCGTTAATCTTTGTCACCGGGCCCTGGCCAATCAACGGGTGATGGGTCGGATCGTGCTTGACTGCATAGTTAGGGTGCACGCTGTGCGCGGCATCGACGGAGATGCACGAAGAGCGTGCATAGATCTGCCGGCGTTCTTCTTCATTCTTGCCTAATGCCGCGGCGGTACGGGTGAGCACATCCTCCAAAATCGGTCCCGCGGCACCATAGCGTGATGCCGAACCGACTTCCTCATGGTCAAAGGCAGAAAGAACCAACACATCCTCG
Protein-coding regions in this window:
- the pafA gene encoding Pup--protein ligase; amino-acid sequence: MTFHRPQSPVYARRIVGIETEYGITALSEPSQRHLTPDEVARELFRPVVDKHQATNIFTDNASRLYLDVGSHPEIATGECDSLTQLLNYERAGDAIVNDLAVQAESTLQNMGLAKSLILFKNNVDSQGNSYGCHENYLISRHMVLRDISRKLMPFMITRQLICGAGMVAPEKTNSPARFVLSQRADQVWEGVSSATTRSRPIINTRDEPHGDSSRFRRMHVIVGDSNMAEPTFALKVGSALLMLEMIEANFDLPNLEVEDPIAHIREIALDLTGQTPVQLVDDSAPSSQMTALEIQTVLCQCAEKWLEHRPDEGTPTAEMAKVVELWKRVLEAIRTQDFSSVKHDIDWVIKKDLLDKYRDRLQSDWSHPKLAQIDLSYHDIRPGRGLYDVLMRKGLVSRWTDDEAIAQAVNIAPQTTRAKLRGEFLSRAREYGADFTVDWTRLKVNRPEPQVVEFADPFIFEDERLAGLIDYITEHMHD
- a CDS encoding ubiquitin-like protein Pup, whose product is MSEKQSQVYGSGSGDNSADDEAQAAGQVHVDTTGTDDLLDEIDGLLESNAEEFVKSYVQKGGQ
- the dop gene encoding depupylase/deamidase Dop; this translates as MARFLGTETEYGISTPEWPELSPIITSTHAVVAYGAMFTSARSRWDFAEEHPLRDMRGFDLKRYSTVPVVDPNAIGVANVVTPAGARFYVDHAHPEYSSPECSNAWDAMVYDAAGDGVLLDAAAAVASLTAEGKSVLANSEPCPPLKLYKNNVDGKGASYGSHENYQYSRDTDFDMLAQALIPFFVARIVVTGAGRVGLEQDGSEPGFQISQRADYMEQEITLETTLNRGIINTRDEPHADAEHWGRLHVIVGDANMSQTSNLLKLGMTSMILDAIEQGVDFSDLKLANPVAEIKNVSRDLSLQHKLKLKDGRELSALEILTIYRERVTPASEVDTKVLEAWDEVVALLVDDPLSAAHLLDWVAKYRLIKGFTNRGVALDDPKLALIDLQYTDIDPAKSLYHALVRKGRMRTLVSPDEIEAAKTTPPQDTRAYFRGRVTEKFGEDVLATNWQVMSVQEHQVTQGTDTTAHLAHIRFDDVGSFNHQAVGEIIDASSTVSGLVKKLEEQGIGIQRTAKPIKVRR
- the arc gene encoding proteasome ATPase yields the protein MSQSNRDQEKNLDAHNASELRVQVRKLSERNSSLASLLQSSRNKLQQLAADVNELAEPASSYGIFLGYSGRPHDSRRDAEVYTNNRPMRLKISPQVEPGTLKVGQLVRLGDGMVVVEGCGFPRDGQLATLSERIGSDRAVVLASNNEESIAIIAEHLRDSVRSGDTVLIDSRAGIILEHVHKTEVSQLQLEEVPNVSFEDIGGLDAQISQIRDSVELPFLHPELYRDYALSPPKGVLLYGPPGCGKTLIAKAVANSLAQQMGEESSSYFLNVKGPELLNKFVGETERRIRMIFERARELAAINPNRPVIIFFDEMESIFRTRGSGVSSDMETTVVPQLLTELDGVEKLDNVIIIGATNRDELIDPAIMRPGRLDIKVRVNRPNKQGAKDIFDSHFPEDVPHIGQRQDLIEFATDELFGDRPFVRVHFDDGSDRVLHYRDFVSGAMIANIMSRAKKLAIKDSLLNPDGPKGIDRAHLSLAIAAEQAESEHLPTKTNADEWVKTIDGGSSSPLTQGLKIESIEFLGFRSSTWHVS
- a CDS encoding tRNA (adenine-N1)-methyltransferase, which gives rise to MPYSGPFQYGDRVQLTDAKRRHYTLVLEEGVKFHSHRGIIEHSQIVGMDEGSVVTSTLGSDFLLFRHLMVDHVLSMPRGAAVIYPKDSAQILVEGDIFMGARVLEAGAGSGALSMTLLRAVGPEGHVFSYEIREDHLEFAENNVEEYFGSKPEWWSPRLGDLGDVTVDDLGGPVDRIVLDMLEPWEHLETVRDLLIPGGVFMTYVATVPQLMKVMEGLRELKCFTEPRAWESLVREWKVEGLATRPEHRMNAHTAFLIWTRRLADGVTPPAVKRRARR